Proteins encoded by one window of Vigna radiata var. radiata cultivar VC1973A chromosome 5, Vradiata_ver6, whole genome shotgun sequence:
- the LOC106761146 gene encoding uncharacterized protein LOC106761146 isoform X1, with the protein MWYPNRTKSRIMFQKSLQTRTFQPTVVRFNFSKINAFSRNFGQPARKEEEDVEEVEIDQRSLPADFDPSTFDPDDHRGPPSERVFRLVDEIASLTVAEAAELGLVLMKKMGVKEMPNVGFMKAGAGNLAGMAAKAPAEAKEEQKPEKTVFELKLESYEAASKIKIIKEVRGFTDLGLKEAKDLVEKTPSVIKKGVSKEEGEKIMEKLKALGAKVVME; encoded by the exons ATGTGGTATCCGAACAGGACCAAGAGTCGAATAATGTTTCAAAAATCTCTACAAAC GCGAACTTTTCAGCCAACAGTAGTGCGGTTTAACTTTAGTAAGATAAATGCTTTTTCGAGAAATTTTGGTCAGCCTGCAAGGAAAGAGGAGGAGGATGTAGAAGAAGTGGAAATTGACCAAAGAAGTCTTCCAGCTGATTTTGATCCTTCTACATTTGATCCCGATGATCATCGAGGTCCTCCATCAGAAAGAGTTTTCAGGCTTGTTGATGAAATTGCATCTCTTACAGTAGCTGAAGCTGCAGAATTGGGTCTTGTTCTGATGAAGAAAATGGGAGTGAAGGAGATGCCTAATGTGGGATTTATGAAAGCAGGAGCGGGAAATTTGGCTGGGATGGCAGCGAAAGCACCAGCTGAGGCCAAGGAGGAGCAAAAGCCGGAAAAAACTGTGTTTGAATTGAAATTGGAGTCCTACGAAGCGGcttctaaaatcaaaatcatcaaGGAGGTCCGGGGCTTTACTGATTTAGGTTTGAAGGAAGCGAAGGATTTGGTGGAGAAAACACCTTCTGTTATAAAGAAAGGTGTTTCAAAAGAAGAAGGGGAGAAGATAATGGAGAAACTGAAAGCTCTTGGTGCCAAAGTTGTTATGGAATGA
- the LOC106761146 gene encoding uncharacterized protein LOC106761146 isoform X2, with product MSLLSRIRHYLPHGLCRRTFQPTVVRFNFSKINAFSRNFGQPARKEEEDVEEVEIDQRSLPADFDPSTFDPDDHRGPPSERVFRLVDEIASLTVAEAAELGLVLMKKMGVKEMPNVGFMKAGAGNLAGMAAKAPAEAKEEQKPEKTVFELKLESYEAASKIKIIKEVRGFTDLGLKEAKDLVEKTPSVIKKGVSKEEGEKIMEKLKALGAKVVME from the coding sequence ATGAGTTTGCTTTCAAGAATAAGGCATTATTTACCCCATGGTTTGTGTAGGCGAACTTTTCAGCCAACAGTAGTGCGGTTTAACTTTAGTAAGATAAATGCTTTTTCGAGAAATTTTGGTCAGCCTGCAAGGAAAGAGGAGGAGGATGTAGAAGAAGTGGAAATTGACCAAAGAAGTCTTCCAGCTGATTTTGATCCTTCTACATTTGATCCCGATGATCATCGAGGTCCTCCATCAGAAAGAGTTTTCAGGCTTGTTGATGAAATTGCATCTCTTACAGTAGCTGAAGCTGCAGAATTGGGTCTTGTTCTGATGAAGAAAATGGGAGTGAAGGAGATGCCTAATGTGGGATTTATGAAAGCAGGAGCGGGAAATTTGGCTGGGATGGCAGCGAAAGCACCAGCTGAGGCCAAGGAGGAGCAAAAGCCGGAAAAAACTGTGTTTGAATTGAAATTGGAGTCCTACGAAGCGGcttctaaaatcaaaatcatcaaGGAGGTCCGGGGCTTTACTGATTTAGGTTTGAAGGAAGCGAAGGATTTGGTGGAGAAAACACCTTCTGTTATAAAGAAAGGTGTTTCAAAAGAAGAAGGGGAGAAGATAATGGAGAAACTGAAAGCTCTTGGTGCCAAAGTTGTTATGGAATGA